One window of the Glycocaulis alkaliphilus genome contains the following:
- the atpA gene encoding F0F1 ATP synthase subunit alpha encodes MDIRAAEISAILKDQIKNYGAEADVSDVGQVLSVGDGIARVYGLDEVRAGELVEFPGGVKGMALNLESDNVGCVIFGDDRGIKEGDTVKRLGSIVDAPVGKGLLGRVVNALGEPIDGKGPLKDVAERRRVDVKAPGILPRKSVHEPMATGIKAIDAMIPVGRGQRELIIGDRQTGKTAIALDTILNQKQINEGDDESKKLYCVYVAIGQKRSTVAQIVKTLEENGAMEYSIVVAATASDPAPMQFLAPFTACAMGEYFRDNGMHALIVYDDLSKQAVAYRQMSLLLRRPPGREAYPGDVFYLHSRLLERAAKLNENHGSGSLTALPIIETQANDVSAYIPTNVISITDGQIFLETTLFYQGIRPAVNVGLSVSRVGSAAQTKAMKQVAGKMKGELAQYREMAAFAQFGSDLDAATQRLLARGERLTELLKQPQFSPLAMEEQVCVIFAGTRGYLDKIATKDIGRFETELLQHLHADKAKLLDAIRSEQKLSDASEAELVKTLEAFVTRFAG; translated from the coding sequence ATGGACATCCGGGCAGCTGAGATTTCTGCGATCCTGAAGGATCAGATCAAGAATTACGGTGCGGAAGCGGACGTCTCTGACGTCGGCCAGGTGCTCTCCGTCGGTGACGGTATTGCGCGCGTTTACGGCCTCGACGAGGTGCGCGCTGGCGAGCTGGTGGAATTCCCCGGCGGCGTGAAGGGCATGGCCCTGAACCTGGAAAGCGACAATGTCGGCTGCGTGATCTTCGGTGATGACCGGGGCATCAAGGAAGGCGACACCGTCAAGCGTCTGGGCTCCATCGTTGACGCCCCCGTCGGCAAAGGCCTTCTGGGCCGCGTCGTCAACGCGCTGGGCGAGCCGATTGACGGCAAGGGTCCGCTTAAAGACGTGGCCGAGCGCCGCCGCGTGGACGTGAAAGCGCCGGGCATCCTGCCGCGCAAATCCGTGCATGAGCCGATGGCGACGGGCATCAAGGCCATCGATGCCATGATCCCGGTTGGCCGTGGCCAGCGCGAGCTGATCATTGGCGACCGCCAGACCGGCAAGACGGCGATCGCGCTCGACACGATCCTGAACCAGAAGCAGATCAATGAAGGCGATGACGAGAGCAAGAAGCTCTACTGCGTCTATGTCGCCATCGGCCAGAAGCGCTCCACTGTCGCCCAGATCGTGAAGACGCTCGAAGAAAACGGCGCGATGGAATACTCCATCGTTGTCGCCGCAACAGCCTCCGATCCGGCGCCGATGCAGTTCCTCGCGCCCTTCACCGCCTGTGCCATGGGCGAGTATTTCCGCGATAACGGCATGCATGCCCTCATCGTGTATGATGACCTCTCCAAGCAGGCCGTCGCCTACCGTCAGATGTCACTGCTGCTGCGCCGCCCGCCGGGCCGCGAAGCCTATCCTGGCGACGTGTTCTACCTCCATTCGCGCCTCCTGGAGCGCGCTGCTAAGCTCAACGAGAACCACGGTTCGGGCTCGCTCACCGCGCTGCCGATCATCGAGACGCAGGCCAATGACGTGTCGGCCTACATCCCGACCAACGTGATCTCGATCACGGACGGCCAGATCTTTCTGGAAACGACGCTCTTCTATCAGGGCATCCGTCCTGCCGTGAACGTCGGCCTGTCGGTCAGCCGCGTGGGCTCTGCCGCGCAGACCAAGGCCATGAAGCAGGTTGCCGGCAAGATGAAGGGCGAGCTCGCCCAGTATCGCGAGATGGCCGCCTTCGCCCAGTTCGGTTCCGATCTCGATGCTGCCACCCAGCGCCTTCTGGCCCGTGGTGAGCGCCTGACCGAGCTCTTGAAGCAGCCGCAATTCTCGCCGCTGGCCATGGAAGAGCAGGTCTGCGTGATCTTCGCCGGTACGCGCGGCTATCTCGACAAGATCGCCACGAAGGACATCGGCCGCTTTGAGACGGAACTGCTCCAGCATCTGCACGCCGACAAGGCCAAGCTGCTCGATGCAATCCGTTCAGAGCAGAAGCTGTCGGATGCGTCGGAAGCAGAGCTGGTCAAGACGCTTGAAGCGTTCGTCACCCGGTTCGCGGGCTAG
- the atpD gene encoding F0F1 ATP synthase subunit beta translates to MSNLKGRITQVTGAVVDVKFEGGLPPILNALETMNGDQKLVLEVAQHLGESVVRTIAMDATEGLQRGGEVVDLGSPITVPVGPGTLGRILNVTGEPIDEAGDVVFDQRAPIHRPAPEFDEQSTEAEILPTGIKVIDLLCPYAKGGKIGLFGGAGVGKTVLIQELINNIAKLFGGYSVFAGVGERTREGNDLYWEMIESGVNKDPKENNGSTEGSRCALVFGQMNEPPGARARVALSGLAQAEYFRDEEGKDVLFFVDNIFRFTQAGAEVSALLGRIPSAVGYQPTLATDMGALQERITSTKKGSITSVQAVYVPADDLTDPAPATTFSHLDATTVLNRAISEKGIYPAVDPLDSTSRILEPRIVGEEHYATARRVQEILQRYKALQDIIAILGMDELSEEDKLTVARARKIERFLSQPFDVAEVFTGSPGIQVPVEETVKGFKAICDGEYDHLPEPAFYMVGTIEDAVKKAQKLAAEAA, encoded by the coding sequence ATGAGCAATCTCAAGGGCCGTATCACACAGGTGACGGGCGCCGTCGTCGACGTGAAGTTTGAAGGTGGCCTGCCGCCGATCCTGAACGCCCTGGAAACCATGAATGGCGACCAGAAGCTGGTTCTGGAAGTGGCCCAGCACCTTGGCGAGAGCGTGGTGCGCACCATCGCGATGGACGCCACTGAAGGCCTGCAGCGCGGCGGTGAGGTCGTTGACCTTGGCTCGCCGATCACCGTGCCGGTTGGTCCGGGCACGCTCGGCCGCATCCTGAACGTCACGGGCGAGCCGATCGACGAGGCAGGCGACGTGGTATTTGACCAGCGCGCGCCGATCCACCGTCCGGCGCCTGAGTTCGACGAGCAGTCGACCGAGGCGGAAATCCTGCCCACCGGCATCAAGGTCATCGACCTGCTCTGCCCCTACGCCAAGGGCGGCAAGATCGGCCTGTTCGGCGGCGCGGGCGTCGGCAAGACTGTGCTCATCCAGGAACTGATCAACAATATCGCCAAGCTGTTCGGCGGTTACTCTGTATTTGCCGGCGTTGGTGAGCGTACCCGCGAAGGTAACGACCTTTACTGGGAGATGATCGAGTCCGGCGTGAACAAGGACCCGAAGGAAAACAACGGCTCCACCGAAGGTTCACGCTGCGCCCTCGTGTTCGGCCAGATGAACGAGCCTCCCGGTGCGCGTGCCCGCGTGGCGCTCTCCGGCCTCGCACAGGCAGAATATTTCCGCGATGAAGAGGGCAAGGACGTGCTCTTCTTCGTCGATAACATCTTCCGCTTCACGCAAGCGGGCGCCGAAGTGTCCGCGCTTCTGGGCCGTATCCCGTCGGCGGTGGGCTATCAGCCGACGCTGGCCACCGACATGGGCGCCCTGCAGGAGCGCATCACCTCGACCAAGAAAGGCTCGATCACGTCTGTGCAGGCCGTTTACGTGCCCGCCGACGACCTGACCGACCCGGCACCGGCCACGACCTTCTCCCACCTTGATGCGACGACGGTGCTCAACCGCGCCATCTCGGAAAAGGGTATCTACCCGGCCGTGGACCCGCTCGATTCCACCTCGCGCATCCTTGAGCCGCGCATCGTGGGTGAAGAGCACTACGCCACCGCCCGCCGCGTGCAGGAAATCCTTCAGCGCTACAAGGCTCTGCAGGACATCATCGCGATCCTGGGCATGGACGAGCTGTCTGAAGAGGACAAGCTGACCGTGGCCCGCGCGCGCAAGATCGAGCGCTTCCTCAGCCAGCCCTTCGACGTCGCCGAAGTATTCACCGGCTCGCCGGGCATCCAGGTGCCGGTCGAGGAGACGGTGAAAGGCTTCAAGGCGATCTGCGATGGTGAGTATGACCACCTGCCGGAGCCTGCCTTCTACATGGTCGGTACGATCGAGGACGCGGTGAAGAAGGCGCAGAAACTGGCCGCCGAGGCGGCGTAG
- a CDS encoding murein hydrolase activator EnvC family protein, translated as MSALLLAIALLQTPPDPQEIEAMEETARETRAISEAREAEANALRQEIAELQARLVEAGSRVQAREADAGAAEARLSELETEEGELRTRLARERASLAEVLAALQRLEMNAPPALAVSPDDASEAARAAGLLAAIAPELERRARAVRSDIEALERLREELSGQRETVETAREALATVRAQVEALIAERRQAEAALRREAGDLASQAARIAAEARSLRQLWEEITQLADISPRLSPLRERRAAMMADVAMLEGETLLSALPVETVSAGPGFGDMRGRLRPPVEGRVASPAGTPGPDGIRREGLWLDARSSGQVSAPFDGVVVFAGPFQSFEAVVMINTSDGYTLILGGIGLLYAEEGQSVLAGEPVGLMPEREIPPPHLYYEVRRGNGTAENPANWLRDEYRGR; from the coding sequence ATGAGCGCGCTTCTCCTTGCCATCGCCCTGTTGCAGACGCCGCCTGATCCGCAGGAGATCGAGGCGATGGAGGAAACCGCCCGTGAAACGCGGGCGATCAGCGAGGCACGCGAAGCTGAAGCCAACGCCCTGCGGCAGGAAATCGCGGAACTGCAGGCAAGGCTGGTGGAGGCTGGTTCGCGCGTGCAAGCGCGTGAGGCCGATGCGGGCGCGGCCGAAGCGAGGCTTTCGGAACTGGAGACCGAAGAAGGCGAGCTGCGTACACGCCTGGCCCGGGAACGCGCCAGCCTTGCCGAGGTGCTGGCTGCCCTGCAAAGGCTGGAGATGAACGCGCCGCCGGCGCTGGCCGTCAGCCCGGATGATGCCAGCGAGGCGGCGCGCGCTGCCGGACTGCTGGCCGCCATCGCGCCGGAACTTGAGCGGCGGGCCCGCGCCGTGCGCAGCGATATAGAGGCGCTGGAACGCTTACGTGAAGAGCTTTCGGGGCAGCGTGAAACGGTTGAAACCGCCCGCGAAGCACTCGCCACCGTCCGGGCACAGGTTGAGGCTCTGATCGCGGAGCGGCGTCAGGCTGAGGCCGCCTTGCGGCGCGAGGCGGGCGACCTCGCCAGCCAGGCCGCGCGGATAGCCGCCGAGGCCCGGTCCCTGCGCCAGCTCTGGGAGGAGATCACGCAGCTCGCTGACATATCGCCTCGCCTGTCACCTTTACGTGAACGGCGGGCGGCCATGATGGCCGATGTCGCGATGCTGGAAGGTGAAACCCTGCTCTCGGCGCTGCCAGTGGAAACCGTCTCTGCAGGACCCGGATTTGGCGATATGCGCGGGCGCCTGAGGCCGCCTGTGGAGGGCCGTGTGGCAAGCCCGGCCGGCACGCCCGGACCGGATGGAATCCGCCGCGAAGGCCTGTGGCTGGACGCGCGCAGCAGCGGACAGGTGTCAGCGCCATTTGACGGCGTGGTGGTTTTTGCAGGACCGTTCCAGAGCTTTGAAGCGGTGGTGATGATCAATACGAGTGACGGATACACCCTTATTCTTGGCGGAATTGGCCTGCTTTATGCTGAAGAAGGGCAAAGTGTGCTGGCAGGGGAACCGGTCGGACTCATGCCGGAGCGTGAAATTCCGCCGCCACACCTATATTATGAGGTAAGACGGGGTAACGGGACTGCCGAAAACCCCGCAAACTGGTTGAGAGACGAATACCGGGGCCGCTGA
- a CDS encoding S41 family peptidase — protein sequence MRLHIIASAIAFGIGAAALAVSAQGDDRGRDATFRQLELFGDILSRIESDYVSDPDQVELIEAAINGMLGSLDPHSTYLNAQAFQDMQVSTRGEYGGLGIEVTLRDDFVTVVSPIAETPADRAGIEPEDRIIAVDGESMIGAGIDVAVERMRGPAGEPVTITIARDGVEPFDVTIVRAIIEVRSVIYRMEANNTPYLRITTFNEHTTEAAVRALNDLREANGGPLPGLVLDLRSNPGGLLDQSVSISDLFLSGGEVVSTRGRDARNTYRFNARPGDVLNGAPIVVLINAGSASASEIVAGALRDRERGVLMGTNSFGKGSMQTVIPLRGGRDGALRLTTARYYTPSGTSIQATGVEPDIAVAFRRPREGEIARFSEANLRNALTNEAGAERREREDMEYPPEDWAEDEDYQLHRAIEQLSSMMERREARVQSGGANR from the coding sequence ATGCGCTTGCACATTATCGCTTCGGCCATCGCCTTTGGTATCGGCGCTGCGGCACTGGCCGTTTCGGCGCAGGGTGATGACCGCGGCCGGGATGCCACCTTCCGGCAGCTTGAGCTGTTCGGCGACATATTGAGCCGTATCGAGTCCGACTATGTCAGCGATCCGGACCAGGTCGAGCTGATCGAAGCGGCCATTAACGGCATGCTGGGCTCGCTTGACCCTCACTCAACCTATCTCAACGCCCAGGCGTTTCAGGATATGCAGGTCAGCACGCGCGGCGAGTATGGCGGGCTCGGCATTGAAGTGACGCTGCGCGACGATTTTGTCACCGTCGTCTCCCCCATCGCGGAAACCCCCGCCGACCGGGCGGGAATCGAACCTGAAGACCGCATTATCGCCGTGGACGGCGAGTCCATGATCGGCGCCGGGATTGATGTAGCGGTGGAGCGCATGCGCGGACCGGCCGGCGAGCCTGTCACCATCACCATTGCGCGCGACGGGGTGGAACCCTTCGATGTCACCATTGTGCGCGCGATCATCGAGGTGCGCTCGGTGATCTACCGCATGGAAGCGAATAACACGCCTTACCTGCGCATCACCACGTTCAACGAACACACGACCGAGGCTGCCGTGCGCGCGCTCAATGATCTGCGCGAAGCCAATGGCGGCCCCTTGCCGGGCCTTGTGCTCGACCTGCGCTCCAATCCTGGTGGCTTGCTGGATCAGTCAGTTTCGATCTCCGACCTGTTCCTGAGCGGCGGCGAGGTGGTATCCACCCGCGGGCGCGATGCGCGCAACACCTATCGCTTCAATGCCCGGCCGGGTGATGTGTTGAACGGCGCCCCTATCGTGGTGCTGATCAATGCGGGCTCTGCCAGCGCGTCGGAGATTGTGGCAGGTGCGCTGCGCGATCGGGAACGCGGCGTGCTGATGGGCACCAACAGCTTTGGCAAAGGCTCCATGCAGACGGTGATACCGCTGCGGGGGGGGCGTGACGGGGCGCTGCGCCTGACCACGGCGCGCTATTACACACCCTCTGGCACGTCGATCCAGGCCACAGGCGTCGAACCGGATATTGCGGTGGCCTTCCGCCGCCCGCGTGAAGGCGAAATCGCGCGCTTCAGCGAAGCCAATCTGCGCAATGCGCTGACCAATGAGGCGGGCGCCGAGCGGCGCGAGCGCGAGGATATGGAGTATCCGCCAGAAGACTGGGCCGAGGACGAGGACTATCAGCTCCACCGCGCCATTGAGCAGCTTTCGAGCATGATGGAGCGGCGGGAGGCTCGCGTTCAGTCAGGCGGCGCCAACAGGTAG
- a CDS encoding F0F1 ATP synthase subunit gamma — MASLKELRSRISSVKSTQKITKAMQMVAAAKLRRAQDSAQAARPYAQKMAQVMANLANGVVAGPETPRLLTGTGKSETVLLLVLSADRGLCGGFNTNIARLARERVATLVGEGKDVKIVTVGKKGFDALKRLHRDRIVSAVELKDAASPAALAARVGDEVRKLFEAGGFDVCELISSEFVSVISQKPKARTLIPAREAIDPDAPAPDLKGAIYEYEPDEEAILAALLPRYVDTVILSALLENAAGEMGARMAAMDNATRNAGELINKLNLQYNRTRQAKITTELTEIISGAEAV; from the coding sequence ATGGCGAGCTTGAAAGAACTGCGCAGCCGGATTTCCTCCGTGAAATCCACGCAGAAGATCACCAAGGCCATGCAGATGGTGGCCGCAGCCAAGCTGCGCCGCGCGCAGGACAGCGCGCAGGCAGCGCGCCCCTATGCGCAGAAAATGGCGCAGGTCATGGCCAATCTCGCCAATGGCGTTGTGGCCGGACCGGAAACGCCGCGCCTGCTTACCGGCACGGGAAAATCCGAAACGGTGCTCCTGCTCGTCCTGAGCGCTGACCGTGGCCTTTGTGGCGGCTTCAACACCAATATTGCCCGTCTGGCGCGTGAACGTGTCGCGACGCTCGTCGGCGAAGGCAAGGACGTGAAGATCGTCACGGTCGGCAAAAAGGGCTTCGACGCTCTCAAGCGCCTGCACCGTGACCGGATCGTCAGCGCTGTGGAACTGAAAGACGCCGCCAGCCCGGCCGCCCTTGCGGCCCGTGTGGGCGACGAAGTGCGCAAGCTCTTCGAGGCGGGCGGGTTTGATGTGTGCGAGCTGATCAGTTCCGAGTTTGTCTCGGTCATCAGCCAGAAGCCGAAGGCCCGTACGCTCATTCCGGCCCGTGAAGCCATCGATCCCGATGCGCCTGCCCCTGATCTCAAGGGCGCCATCTATGAATACGAGCCGGATGAAGAGGCCATTCTGGCCGCTCTCCTGCCGCGCTATGTCGACACGGTCATCCTCTCGGCCCTGCTGGAGAATGCCGCTGGCGAGATGGGCGCGCGGATGGCCGCGATGGATAACGCAACACGCAATGCCGGTGAGCTCATCAACAAGCTGAACCTGCAATACAACCGTACCCGTCAGGCCAAGATCACCACCGAGCTTACGGAGATCATCTCCGGGGCCGAGGCGGTCTAG
- a CDS encoding divergent polysaccharide deacetylase family protein, which yields MPARQTSDTPPLRNPLIAAACLFLVAGLAFAAIVFLAPAPQTSSAARAALEMPREEEAAIEVAEVPPASPLVFAEGEADESLSLPGVRETHDVLGGEVEPPPGSNAARALALQRASNVPYAGLFEEGPGGPLPVIASDGRRPSSAYARPFEAEPGVPVIAVIVGGLGVSESLTQAAIDTLPPEITLSFVPYARDLQSWMNRARAAGHEVMIELPMEPFDYPNNDPGPHTLLADAGEAENMRRLHWLLSRASGYFAVTNYLGARLTGSEAALARIYGEVERRGLAIFHDGAGRPGAASAAAARAGAPLALADRVIDGDPSTRAIDARLLELEALAIQNGHSLGSGFAYPVTVSALQSWAEGLERRGYHLAPASHVANIRAGYTGQDT from the coding sequence ATGCCCGCCCGCCAGACATCCGACACGCCGCCCTTGCGCAATCCCCTGATTGCGGCTGCCTGCCTGTTTCTCGTGGCCGGGCTGGCTTTCGCAGCCATTGTATTCCTTGCGCCAGCACCCCAGACCAGCTCGGCGGCACGGGCCGCACTCGAAATGCCCCGCGAGGAAGAAGCGGCTATCGAGGTCGCCGAGGTGCCGCCCGCCAGCCCGCTCGTGTTCGCTGAAGGCGAGGCAGATGAAAGCCTGAGCCTTCCCGGCGTGCGCGAAACGCACGATGTTCTGGGCGGCGAGGTGGAGCCGCCTCCGGGCAGCAATGCGGCCCGCGCGCTGGCCCTCCAGCGGGCATCCAATGTTCCTTATGCCGGCCTCTTCGAGGAGGGTCCGGGCGGACCACTTCCCGTTATCGCGTCCGATGGACGCCGCCCCTCCTCGGCCTATGCACGCCCCTTCGAGGCAGAGCCGGGAGTGCCGGTCATCGCCGTGATTGTCGGCGGTCTGGGGGTGAGTGAGTCCCTCACCCAGGCGGCCATAGACACGCTGCCGCCCGAGATCACCCTGTCTTTCGTGCCTTATGCGCGTGATCTGCAGAGCTGGATGAACCGCGCACGGGCCGCCGGGCATGAGGTGATGATCGAGCTGCCCATGGAGCCGTTTGATTATCCCAATAACGACCCCGGCCCCCATACCCTGCTGGCCGATGCGGGCGAGGCGGAGAATATGCGCCGGCTGCACTGGCTGCTGTCGCGGGCATCTGGCTATTTCGCGGTCACGAACTATCTGGGTGCGCGCCTGACCGGCTCGGAAGCCGCATTGGCGCGCATATATGGCGAGGTTGAACGGCGCGGGCTCGCCATTTTCCACGACGGGGCGGGTCGTCCGGGCGCTGCCTCAGCAGCAGCCGCGCGCGCTGGTGCGCCGCTGGCGCTTGCCGATCGGGTCATTGATGGCGACCCCAGCACCCGGGCGATTGACGCCCGGCTTCTTGAGCTGGAGGCGCTGGCCATCCAGAACGGTCACTCACTGGGTTCCGGCTTTGCCTATCCTGTGACGGTCAGCGCGCTGCAAAGCTGGGCTGAAGGCCTTGAGCGGCGGGGCTATCATCTGGCCCCCGCCTCACATGTGGCCAATATCCGCGCCGGGTACACCGGCCAGGACACATGA
- a CDS encoding RNA pyrophosphohydrolase codes for MSALNDPAALAAYRPNAGIVLFNREGLTWIGRRYREAGQWVWQWPQGGMDAGEDPQAAAYRELYEETGIRSDQVELLGTIADWLAYDFPPEVLALRKKNWKGQRQRWFAFRFLGTDADFDLTAVPPQEFEAFRWEKLERVPELIIPWKRAVYEDVVRAFARFGQR; via the coding sequence ATGAGCGCCCTGAATGACCCGGCGGCGCTTGCCGCTTACCGGCCCAATGCCGGGATTGTCCTGTTCAACCGCGAAGGGCTGACATGGATTGGCCGCCGCTACCGCGAAGCCGGGCAGTGGGTGTGGCAATGGCCGCAAGGGGGCATGGATGCGGGCGAAGACCCGCAGGCGGCCGCCTATCGCGAGCTATATGAGGAAACCGGGATCCGCAGCGATCAGGTGGAGCTGCTAGGTACCATCGCGGACTGGCTGGCCTATGACTTCCCGCCGGAAGTCCTCGCTCTGCGCAAGAAGAACTGGAAAGGCCAGCGCCAGCGCTGGTTTGCTTTCCGCTTTCTGGGCACCGATGCCGATTTCGACCTGACGGCCGTGCCCCCGCAGGAATTTGAAGCTTTCCGCTGGGAAAAGCTGGAGCGCGTGCCGGAACTCATCATTCCGTGGAAACGCGCCGTTTATGAGGACGTGGTGCGGGCGTTTGCCCGCTTCGGCCAGCGATGA
- a CDS encoding 23S rRNA (pseudouridine(1915)-N(3))-methyltransferase RlmH gives MRIEIRAISRIRPGSERSLADTYIERANHHGRATGLGPVSEREFDTRSLSGAAAETRALIEGLGSGIVIALDERGKQMDSREFAQMIGRERDQGTREMYFLIGGADGFDHSLLPGNVRLLSFGRMVWPHKLVRVMLAEQIYRASALLSGAPYHRD, from the coding sequence TTGCGCATCGAGATCCGGGCCATTTCCCGCATCCGGCCGGGTTCGGAACGCAGCCTTGCCGACACCTATATCGAGCGCGCAAACCATCATGGGCGCGCCACCGGGCTTGGCCCTGTCAGCGAGCGCGAGTTCGATACACGTTCCCTGTCCGGCGCGGCAGCAGAAACCCGCGCGCTCATCGAGGGGCTGGGCTCCGGCATTGTCATCGCGCTCGATGAGCGTGGCAAGCAGATGGATTCACGCGAGTTTGCGCAGATGATCGGGCGCGAGCGCGATCAGGGCACACGGGAGATGTACTTTCTGATCGGCGGCGCAGACGGATTTGACCATAGCCTGTTGCCCGGCAATGTCAGGCTTTTGTCCTTCGGGCGCATGGTCTGGCCGCACAAGCTGGTGCGGGTCATGCTGGCCGAGCAGATTTACCGGGCCAGCGCGCTATTGTCCGGCGCGCCCTATCACCGGGACTGA
- a CDS encoding F0F1 ATP synthase subunit epsilon produces the protein MADKLQFDLVSPEARVFSGAVDMVVVPGTEGDFGVLPDHAPFMATIRTGAIEVHNDGSVSRIFIHGGFAEVTPQGLTILAEETAELATLDAADIRQKLEAARLRAKDAGDDITRDQAEAEIAKLEAMQAAIELTH, from the coding sequence ATGGCTGACAAGCTGCAATTCGATCTCGTTTCGCCCGAGGCCCGTGTGTTTTCCGGGGCGGTGGACATGGTCGTGGTGCCGGGCACGGAAGGCGATTTCGGCGTGCTGCCCGATCATGCGCCGTTCATGGCGACGATCCGCACCGGCGCGATCGAGGTTCACAATGATGGTTCGGTCAGCCGTATTTTCATCCATGGCGGTTTTGCCGAGGTGACGCCTCAGGGCCTGACCATCCTCGCCGAGGAAACTGCAGAACTCGCCACGCTTGATGCCGCTGACATCCGCCAGAAGCTGGAAGCGGCGCGCCTGCGTGCCAAGGATGCCGGTGACGATATCACACGCGATCAGGCCGAGGCTGAGATCGCCAAGCTGGAAGCGATGCAGGCGGCCATTGAGCTGACGCACTAG
- a CDS encoding glutathione S-transferase produces the protein MAEGRPTLRIEDCVNDVCPWSGKPVSADSLTVYRGAVMGFCNPGCRDKFEAAAGAFDRALAARDDDNG, from the coding sequence ATGGCCGAGGGCCGCCCCACGCTGCGGATCGAGGACTGCGTCAATGACGTCTGTCCATGGTCCGGAAAGCCGGTGAGCGCAGATTCACTCACTGTCTATCGCGGGGCGGTCATGGGCTTCTGCAATCCCGGCTGCCGGGACAAGTTTGAAGCGGCTGCCGGCGCGTTCGATCGCGCTCTTGCTGCAAGGGACGATGATAATGGCTGA